The window ACGCCTTGAGCTTCGCCGGATCGTCGCAGGCGATCCAGCGCGCGGTTTCCCAGGGCGACTGCTCGAGCTTCGCCTCGACCTTATATTCAGCGTCCAAGCGGCTGATCAGCACCTCAAGCTGCAACTGGCCGACGACGCCGACGATCATGTTCGCACCGATTTCGGGATAGAAGACCTGGATGATCCCCTCCTCGGCCATGTCGTCGAGCGCCTTGCGTAATTTCTTGGTCTGGGTCGGATCGACGAGCGCGACGCGGCGCAGCAATTCGGGGGCGAAGTTCGGCAGCCCGGTGATCGTGATGTCGGTGCGTTCGGAGAGCGTATCGCCGACGCGCAGCGTGCCATGGTTCGGGATGCCGATGATGTCGCCGGGGAAAGCCTCCTCGGCCATTTCGCGGTCTTGTGCGAGGAACAGCATCGGGCGGCTGATCGCGATCGCCTTGCCCGTGCCGCCCTGCATCAGCCGCATGCCGCGCTCGAACTTGCCCGAACACAGTCGCATGAACGCGATGCGGTCGCGGTGCGCGGGGTTCATATTCGCCTGCACCTTGAACACGAAGCCGGTGACGGCATCGTCGGCCGGATCGACCGGCGCCGGTTCGGCGGGCTGCGGCTGCGGTCCCGGCGCGTGGTTGGCGAGCGCCGACAGCAGGTCGATGATGCCGAATTCCTTGAGCGCCGATCCGAAATAGACCGGAGCCAAGTCACCGTTGCGGTATGCCGCAACGTCGAAGGGCGCGTAGCAGGCCGATGCCAACTCGGTTTCTTCCTTGAGCAGCGCGAGCGCGCGCTCCGAAAGCTCCGCTGCCAGCGCCGGGTCGTCCAGCCCCGCAACCTTGGCGCGGTGACCTTCATACATCCGCGACGCGTCGCCACCCAGCTTCATGATCGCGGGATCGACCAAATCGTAAATCCCCTCGAACTGTCCGCCCATCCCGGCCGGCCAGTTCATCGGGCACACGTCGAGCGCCAGCCGCTCGGCGATCTCGTCGAGCAGCTCGAACGGCGGCAGGCCCTCGCGGTCGACCTTGTTGATGAAGGCGATGATCGGCACCGAACGCAGCCGGCACACCTCGAACAGCTTCAGCGTCTGCGGTTCGATGCCCTTTGCGGCGTCGATCACCATCACCGCGCTGTCGACCGCGGTCAGCGTGCGATAGGTATCCTCGCTGAAATCCTCGTGCCCCGGGGTGTCGAGCAGGTTGAAGATCAGCCCCGCATGTTCGAAGGTCATCACCGACGAGGTCACCGAAATGCCGCGCTGCTGTTCGATCTTCATCCAGTCGGAGCGCGCGCGCCGCGCCTGCCCGCGCGCCTTGACCTCGCCCGCGATATGGATCGCGCCGCCGGCGACGAGCAATTTCTCGGTCAGCGTCGTCTTGCCCGCGTCGGGGTGCGAGATGATGGCGAAGGTGCGGCGGTCGGGATGCGGAGCGATCATGGCGGCGGCGGTTAGCAGGTGCGGCAGAGCGTGGGAAGAGAAGACGTCAAGCTCGAAGCTCCGCGCAACCCCCTGAAAACCCGATATCACCCCCCCCTTATTGCCGACAATATTCGCGACAGAACCATTGTCACGCCAGTGCGGTTGGCCGCTGGCCGGGCTGACGCCAAATCGACAGATGCCGTCTGCGGACCTGCATGTAACCGCCTATTATTCCATTGAAAACGGATTGATGCGCGATCCAACTCCGCCAAAAATGCGGAATAGACGCGCCGAGTGCCATTCGTTTCACTGCGCGGATGTATGGAAACAACGACGTTATCTCGAATGATAAAGCATTTGATATCTGGGGAACGCGGCGCCAAATCCTGAGGAAAATCTAAAGTGAGCGTCACCCGCTTTGCCACACGCTTGAGAGAGCGAAGTTCTATAGTCGCATCCTCTCCATCATGTTCATTTTTTATCTCAATATGCCCGCGCCTGTCTACAATAATTTTGTCCAAAATCTTACTATGGTTCCACATAAAAAGAACAAGCCAATCAGGAAAATACGTTGAAATCCAACTTGTTGGCAATGATATTTTGAATATTTCAATAGCTTCAAAATTTTTCTTCGATGATCTTATAATGAAATCTTCGGTTATCCTTGAGTCATTTAATATTGAATCCATCTCGAAAGTTGAAGAATCTATGATAGCCGATTCAGATTCAACTGTCTGATTATAGTGATATGCTGTAATATTTTTGCTATTTGCATGAAATATTTGGTTTCTTGTCGCAATAACACGCGACAGCCTATCTTCGAATCTGTATGTTAAATTTGTCTCTATAAGAGAAACATCTACTTCTGAATTTTCTATATATTTTATCATATATCCAACTATTCTGATAAATATAAGAAAATTGAAAAATAATATTATAAATGTAGATATGAAAAACAAATATCCGACGGCAAATCCATCAGGAAATATTTCATTGGATGGAAGCTTCAAAAGCTCTGAAATAGACCCCCAAAAACCAATCCCTGGTTTTTCATAGTAAAATTTTACTGGAGGCCAAAGAAGGCTGCTCCAACCAACCGTCGCCGCGCATACAGCAGCTACTGAAAGCAGCCACTTTATCGATCGTCTTTTAATTGATGCCATCCAATTCCCCCTCGCCCACCCGGAATCATAATTGGATTATTTATTAGGCGCAATAAAAACGAAAAGGGCGCCCCCTTTTCTAGGGGACGCCCTTTCGGACAGCAGTGCCGCCAGACGCTGATCGAATCAGACGTTGTCCGTTGAACGCATCATAATCTCCTCAACATCAATGCGGCTGATAAAGCCAAAAAGGCGTGTACGCGGAATATCGAATTCGCACAAGAAACAATCCATTCCAGCGCCAAACACCCCAACCTAGGTACGCCGAATGTGGTGGACATTTCATGAACAGCAAGACTCGGAAAAAATAAAATTACCCAGCACGACAGCTTGTGCCCTCTAGCAAAGCGCTCCATTTATGTGAAGACTTCGGAAATCAGACCAAGGAGACACCCCATGTCCCTGTTCCCGCGGATTCAAAGCCCCTGCCCCTATAAGGGCAAGCTCAGCGACATCATGGACGGCGACACCTGCCGCCTCTGCCACCGCGAGGTGCATGATATTTCCGATCTGTCAGGCGCGGCGCGCCAGGCGCTGGTCGCGGGATGCAGCGACGAGATTTGCGTGAGTTACAAGGTGCCCGTGAAATCGGCGCTCGCCGCGATGGCGCTGAGCGCGAGCATGGCGACCCCGGCCTATGCCCAGATCGACGAGGTGCTGGCGGTCGACGGCGAACCCACCAGCGGCGAATATTGCCTCGAGGATAATTATATCATCGTCGGCGGGCTGAAAAAGCCGGGCGAGGTCGAATGGCTGACCGCCGATCTCGACAGCAGCCTGCCCGACATGCCGGTCGTCTATGACGACGAGCCGGCCGCGGTGACCAAGGCGACACCGGCGTCCGCGCCCGTCGATGCCCCGACGGACGCCAAGACGCGCGACGATCGCGATCCCCCGCCTTTGATCAAGGATCGGCCGGCCGCCTCCTGACCTCGGATATCGCGCGCCAGTCGAGCAGCGCGGCGATCTGGTTGGCCTCGACCATCGCTTCGGGCTCGCCATCGCCGAGGCTGAGCGCGATATGCGTCGCGTCGAAGCCGTTCAGCGAGATGTCGTAGCTTTTCCAGCGCCCGTCGACGAAGGCGATCACCCAGCTGTGCGGCATGAAGGCGTTGCTGGCGCCGTGGTAGCGCCCCGGCGAAAAAACCAGCCCGTGGACGACGCGCACCGGAATGTCCGCCGCGCGGCCAAGCGCCGCGAGCAGCAACGCATCCTCGGTACAATCGCCCGCCCGCCGCCGCCAGGCGGTGCGCGCCGAGACATAACCGTCGAAATCGATGCGCGGCAGCCGCGCGCGGGCGACGATCGCGAGCCGCGCCATCACCGCATCGTCGGTCTTCGCGCCGCGCCGCGCCTGCGCCGCCTTCTCCTTGAAAACGGCGTCGTTACTCTGAACCCACTGGCCCGGCCGCCGCCAGCGTTCGAGATCGGCCGCCGCCGGGGCGGATGCCGGACCGCAGTCCTGGCAGATGTCGACCTGCCAGCCGTCGCCATCCGACTTGACGCGTTGCTCGCCGGTTTCGGGGACGGTGACGGGCACGTCCGCGGGAAGCCCGAAAACATAGCGCATCTGCCCAAGCGCCGCGCGCTGCGTCATATGGATATTGGGGCGATATTGTTCATGCGCGACGATGCGACCGCGCGACAGCATATCCGCTTTGGTCGGCGGACCCTCGTCGCGATGCCACGACCGCCCACTGCCGAGCAGCGGCTGGCGCGCCGCGGCCAGCTTGCCATCCGCATAGTCGAGCCAGCGCACCGACTGCAGCCGCCCGCCGCGCGACAGCGTCAGCACCCAGGCATGATCGGTGCCGCTGCGTTTCGCCAGCGTCAGCTCGACCGGCCGGAATTGCAGCGTCACGGGGTCGAATTCGGCGATCGACCAGCTGCGCGGCGCGGACGGTTCGGTCAAAAAGGGTGCCAGCGTGTCGGGATCGCCGATCGGCAACACGGGCAGGACGGCGCTCACCGCGTGCCGTTCACCCTCGTTGACGGCCTGCCCCGTCAGCGCGGCGCCCGACCGTTCGAGTTCGACGGTGAGTATGCGGCCATTGACGCTGCGCCGCCACCGCCAGCGTTGCGGACGGCCATCGGCATCGACCGCGATCCGCAGCGTATCGCTGAGTTCGGTCGGGCCGTGGCCCGAAACCGTATAGGCGGTTTCGAGTTGCCGAACGCTTTCGCTGCCGCCCGCGATCAGCACGGTCCGCTCGGTCTGGCGACCGATCAACTGGTCGCTCTCACCGCTGATGGCGATCGTGACCTCGCCGCTCGCGGCCGCTTGCCCGCCCGCCATGACCGCGCCCGACAGCAGCAGTCCCGCCAGCGCTGCAGGGCGGAGCATGGAATTCGTACGCGTTGCCGCCTTCGTCATCGTCCGCCATCGCCCCCTTGCAAATCGAACCCGCTGCCGTCCGCAACGTCGCGACGCTCCGTGTCGCTGTCAAAGGAAAAGGCCCACCAGATCGGGCTGGATTCGCGGTGCAAACAGGCGCAGGCTGGGCGCATGCGGAACCTCTTCCTCGCCCCGTTCGCCATGTTCCTGTCCGCCTTGCCGACCATCGGCGCGTTGGCTCAGCCGCCCGCCGTCCCCGCCACGGCAGCGCCCGGCCTGATCGGCGAATATCAGCTTGCCGAAGGCCCCGACGTTGGCGGGGGGCTGGAGATCGCACCCGACGGGACCTTTCTCTATGCGCTCTACGCCGGCGCACTCGACGAGCGCGCCGGCGGGCGCTGGGAGCAGCGGGGCGACGCAGTCTGCCTGTTCACCGAACCCCGGCCGGTGCCGCCCGCCTTCGAAAAGGCGCCTCTGATCGATGTCGATGACGCGCAGCCGACGATCTTCGTCAGCTGGCCGACCGGCGAAGGCGTCGCGGGGGTCACCTTCACCATCGGTTTCGACAGCGGCGATCCGGTCGAGGATTATACCCAATATTATGGCTGGACGATGCCCGAGGACGACAAGCGTGTGCCGCGCTGGGTCGAGCTTCGCGAGCCGATCTATGATGTGACCGCGCCGCGCTATGAACTCGGCCCCGAGGACAAGGGGCGGCTGCATGTGCGGCTGGTGCCCAATGACATGGGCGTGGTCGATTTTCAGGGCGCCTGCCTCAGCGCGAACGGCGACCGCTTCGTCCTGCGGCGCAACGACGGCGAACTGCGCTTCGCGCGCGTGCGGGTGGACGAAGAATAAGGCCCCTTCAGCCCACCGCTATCAAATCCACCCGCCCGTCGCCCCTTGCACTTCCGATGCAAATCGGTCACAACTTTACGTGAACGTAAAGGTAAAGCCAAAACCCGCGAGAGGAGTTCTTCCCCATGACCACCCCCACCTATGAGATGATCAAGCTCGAAGTCGCCGACCATGTCGCGACGATCACGCTCAACCGCCCCGAGCGGCTCAATTCGATGCCCCCGGCGATGGCCGACGAGATTCGCGACGCGCTCGATCACCTGCCCGTCCTCGGCGCGCGCGCGCTGCTGATCACCGGCGAGGGGCGCGGTTTCTGTTCGGGGGCCGACCTTGGCGGCGACCGCGCCGCGTCGGCGGTCGGCGGCGGCGCCAACAGTCGCAAGGCGCTGCGCAACCACTATAACCCGATGCTGCTCGCGCTCGCCAATCTGAACATCCCGGTCGTCACCGCGGTCAACGGCCCCGCCGCGGGCGTCGGCTGCAGCTTCGGCCTGTCGGGCGACTTCACCTTGGTCGGCAAGTCGGCCTATTTCCTGCAAGCCTTCGTCAACATCGGCCTCGTCCCCGATGGCGGCTCGTCGTGGCTGCTGCCGCGCCTGATCGGCCTGCCGCGCGCGACGCAGATGATGATGCTGGGTGAAAAGATCGGCGGCGAACAGGCGGCTGAATGGGGCCTCGTTTATAAGTGCGTCGACGACGCCGACCTGCTGACCGAAGCGCGTGCGCTCGCGACGCGGCTGGCGAACGGCCCGACGGTGTCGCTCGGCACGATGCGCCAGATTTTGCGCGCCGGCCTGTCGCAGAGTTTTTCGGAAACACTGGACGCCGAAGCCAAGGGCCAGTTCGTCGCAGGTAACAGCGAGGATGCGGTCGAGGGCGTGCTCGCGTTCGTCGAGAAGCGCAAGACGGCGTTCAAGGGGAAGTAAGGAGAGCGTCGCCCCCGCGAAAGCGGGGGCCGCTATCGTTTTACGCAGCGAAGCTGAGCAGGACAGCCAGCGGCCGTGTCGGGAGGCACGTGACTCCCGGCACCCTGCGTGGGGGCGGCGTTCCAGTTACTCCGCCGCTTCCTCGACCATCACCTTCTTGTAGATGCTCGTGCGCGGATAGGAGCAGAGCCGCATCACCATCGGCTCGAAAAACTCCAGGCTCTCGCTGTCATAATCGGGGTCGAACGCCGGGGCGTCATATTTCTCGCAGAATTCGGCGCATGCCGCATAATGCGGGCTATCCTTGAACTGGTCGCGCATGTCGCGGTCGAGGCCGAGATAGTGGAAGAAATAATGGCCCTGGAAGATGCCGTGATGCTGGACGATCCACAGGTTTTCGTCTGACAGGAAGGGCTTGAGGATCGCCGCCGCGACGTCGGGATGGTTGAACGCGCCCAGCGTGTCGCCGATGTCGTGGAGCAACGCCATCACGACATATTCCTCGTCGCGCCCGTCACGATGCGCCCGCGTCGCGGTCTGCAGGCAATGTTCGAGCCGGTCGACCGGAAAGCCGCCATAATCGCCGCCGAGCAGCTTCAGATGCTCGAGGATGCGCTTGCCGTTCTGCGGCGCGAACTCCTTCTGCTCGCGCGCGATGATGTCCCAGTCCTGCTGGGTCCCGTCGATCATCGAACGGAAACTCGCGTGGTCGTGCGTCATATCGGTCATGGCAGCCTCTCCTGTTTTGGCGGGCAGCCTAAATTATTCGTTCCAATTTGCAACGTTATAGCCGTGAAGCTCCTCGGGCGTCAGGCATTGGCGTTGCGGCGCCTTGCCTGTGGACGCATTCTCGCGATCGAGCGTCCCGGTAAGCAGTCGGCGCGAGACCCCCATCCGGATCAGATAATCGGAGATTCCGAGGCTCTGCCGCGCGATGTCGGCACTGGAAACCGACGTCGCCGTCGGCTCATAAAATTGCCCAAGATCGAACACAGCCGTCGGATCGACGGACCGAATACGCCCGCTGAGGAACAACAGGGCACACGCGCCGGTGCAGCCCGCACCCGGGGGAACATGCACCACGAAATTCCCCGCCGACCGCAGAATACGCCCGGCTTCCATCGCGCTATTCCTGTCGTCCCCTGACGCATTGTAATGGATTTCCCCGATATCGGGATGGTCGGCGAGCAACGCCTTAAGCCGCATCGGAAGGTCCGGTCCGATCCGGCCTTCGAGAAATAACGTCTCTACACCGTCCGGCTTTTGCAGTTCCATTTGCAAGACCGGCGCATCCCATCCCGAACGGGTCGGCGTGCAATCCGTCGCACGATCGGGGGTGGCCGCAACCAACAGTACGCCGAACAATCCTCCGGCGAAGATGCGCGCCCTAGTCAAGCTTATAGGTAACCCCATACTTCAAAGCCTCGTCGAGCGTCAGGCAGCGCCGAGTCGATTTGTCTTCCTCGGTCGCGACGGCCTGTTGCCGGTACATGATGTCGGTCAGCAATTTGCGTGACACGCCCATCTTGATCAGGAAGGCGTTGTCTTCACTCGCGAGCAGCGCCGAATCCTGTTCGATATTGCCGATGAGTTCCTTGGTCGCATCGGTGCCCATCGCAACGCTCATATCGATCGCCGAACGATCGCCGGTGCGCGTGAACATATGGACCATGAACACTCCGCCAGGATCGATCATACGCGGCTGCCCGCCCATGAATATGAAATTGCACGCACTGAAGCACGTCCAACCGTTTGGAACACGCGTACCCAGTCCGAAGTTCGACCGGATGATCCGGCCCGCCGCATTGCCTGCGCGCGCATCGCCCCCGGGCGACCGCAGCCAAACTTCGGCAACATCGGGATTCGCCTTCAAGGCTGCGGCAAGACGATCGGGGAGTCCCGCATCGACACGGCCTTCGGCGAGCATGACCTTCATGTCGCCGTGCTTTTCGACCTTCAGCGTCATCGTCGGATTGGCCGACCAGTTCGGATTGAGCGGACAGGTCGGGTTCGCAGGATCCATGCCCTGCGCGCCGGTCAGTCCGACCAGTGCGAAGGCCGCCAATGCCAGTCGGGGTAGTTTACGCCGCCAAGACATAACGCGCATCGCCCGGTCCCTTGCACATACGCTTGGAGACCTGCGTCTCTTCACCGTCGACGATGATGAAATCGTTGACGTTCATGCACTTGCGACCGCCGCTTTCCTCATTGATCGACGCCACGGTCGACGACCCGCTGACATTTTCGCGCGTCGCGCTCGTCCAGTTCGACGTCGCGCCGATCTCTTCTCCACGCGTCACTTCCTCGGTCGCCGCCGCAGCCTGCAACTGCTCGCCGGGATCGAGGCGGCACGCGATCGCGTCGGTCAGCGTGCCCGCAACCTCTGCGGTCGGCAGGTAACTGCCGAAACCGGTCTTGCCCGCCGCATCGCCGACAGCGTCGCGGATCACGCCGCCCAATATGCCGCGCCCGACGCTGCTGCCCTTCTTGCCCTTGGGGCAACCGCCATTGTCCTTCTCGCTCGGACTCGGCGTCGGGGTGGGCGACGTCACTTTACGCAACAGGCCGCCAAACTGCGCCTGCGCTGGCGCCATCGCCAGCAGACATGCGGCCAAAACCGCCGGCGCTGTCAAAATTTTTCGCATTCCATCCGCTCCACGCAACCACGCCCGCAACCGGGCACCCTGCGACCCCTGTAGGGGCGGTTCATGCCACCCGCTGTGATTTTCATCAACTCTTGCCCGAATGTCATCCAGACAGGTTGAATTAAGGCTGAATATGTAACACAGGATGAACCATGCTGTCGCAAAAGACCCGCTATACG is drawn from Sphingopyxis sp. OPL5 and contains these coding sequences:
- a CDS encoding peptide chain release factor 3 — its product is MIAPHPDRRTFAIISHPDAGKTTLTEKLLVAGGAIHIAGEVKARGQARRARSDWMKIEQQRGISVTSSVMTFEHAGLIFNLLDTPGHEDFSEDTYRTLTAVDSAVMVIDAAKGIEPQTLKLFEVCRLRSVPIIAFINKVDREGLPPFELLDEIAERLALDVCPMNWPAGMGGQFEGIYDLVDPAIMKLGGDASRMYEGHRAKVAGLDDPALAAELSERALALLKEETELASACYAPFDVAAYRNGDLAPVYFGSALKEFGIIDLLSALANHAPGPQPQPAEPAPVDPADDAVTGFVFKVQANMNPAHRDRIAFMRLCSGKFERGMRLMQGGTGKAIAISRPMLFLAQDREMAEEAFPGDIIGIPNHGTLRVGDTLSERTDITITGLPNFAPELLRRVALVDPTQTKKLRKALDDMAEEGIIQVFYPEIGANMIVGVVGQLQLEVLISRLDAEYKVEAKLEQSPWETARWIACDDPAKLKAFQSEHRGASATDRDGAPVFMAKDGWEVGYITQRNPDIRFTATKERRLGALAE
- a CDS encoding transglutaminase domain-containing protein — encoded protein: MLRPAALAGLLLSGAVMAGGQAAASGEVTIAISGESDQLIGRQTERTVLIAGGSESVRQLETAYTVSGHGPTELSDTLRIAVDADGRPQRWRWRRSVNGRILTVELERSGAALTGQAVNEGERHAVSAVLPVLPIGDPDTLAPFLTEPSAPRSWSIAEFDPVTLQFRPVELTLAKRSGTDHAWVLTLSRGGRLQSVRWLDYADGKLAAARQPLLGSGRSWHRDEGPPTKADMLSRGRIVAHEQYRPNIHMTQRAALGQMRYVFGLPADVPVTVPETGEQRVKSDGDGWQVDICQDCGPASAPAAADLERWRRPGQWVQSNDAVFKEKAAQARRGAKTDDAVMARLAIVARARLPRIDFDGYVSARTAWRRRAGDCTEDALLLAALGRAADIPVRVVHGLVFSPGRYHGASNAFMPHSWVIAFVDGRWKSYDISLNGFDATHIALSLGDGEPEAMVEANQIAALLDWRAISEVRRRPADP
- a CDS encoding enoyl-CoA hydratase-related protein, producing MTTPTYEMIKLEVADHVATITLNRPERLNSMPPAMADEIRDALDHLPVLGARALLITGEGRGFCSGADLGGDRAASAVGGGANSRKALRNHYNPMLLALANLNIPVVTAVNGPAAGVGCSFGLSGDFTLVGKSAYFLQAFVNIGLVPDGGSSWLLPRLIGLPRATQMMMLGEKIGGEQAAEWGLVYKCVDDADLLTEARALATRLANGPTVSLGTMRQILRAGLSQSFSETLDAEAKGQFVAGNSEDAVEGVLAFVEKRKTAFKGK
- a CDS encoding HD domain-containing protein; the encoded protein is MTDMTHDHASFRSMIDGTQQDWDIIAREQKEFAPQNGKRILEHLKLLGGDYGGFPVDRLEHCLQTATRAHRDGRDEEYVVMALLHDIGDTLGAFNHPDVAAAILKPFLSDENLWIVQHHGIFQGHYFFHYLGLDRDMRDQFKDSPHYAACAEFCEKYDAPAFDPDYDSESLEFFEPMVMRLCSYPRTSIYKKVMVEEAAE